From one Terriglobales bacterium genomic stretch:
- a CDS encoding ATP-binding protein, translating into LFLVFLAGLALLEPIDEPHKQLTLLAIGVLQLAEGRLVAWSPRRGPGYSVLLKILLATLLMEHTGDLATSINSPYYPIYYLPVVTAAIYFGPLATLLWTLVASLAYCSLLIPALQEYELTGEGATALGIRILFFFLAAILINRFVMYNRKQVRRYQLLSETLAETNLQLQRVEAEARRAERLAALGQLSAGLAHEIRNPLGVIKGSAEMLGRKVEESQPLARELAGNISSEVNRLNGLVARFLDFARPSRLDLRPQRLPEIVEAALEAVAQQMPAARVKIERQYAEELPEVVVDRQLCEQLFVNLILNAYQAMDGREGHLRLVIAPQVSEGEAGVAVSVEDDGPGVPEELREQIFNPFVTSKKEGVGLGLPIVAKIADDHRGWVRLEELYRGGAGFRVFLPQVQPGQENP; encoded by the coding sequence CTGTTCCTGGTCTTCCTGGCGGGGCTGGCGCTGCTGGAGCCCATCGACGAGCCCCACAAGCAACTGACGCTGCTGGCCATCGGGGTGCTGCAGTTGGCGGAAGGGCGGCTGGTGGCGTGGTCGCCGCGGCGCGGCCCCGGCTACAGCGTGCTGCTCAAGATCCTGCTGGCCACGCTGCTGATGGAGCACACCGGGGACCTAGCCACCTCCATCAACAGCCCCTACTATCCCATCTACTATCTGCCGGTGGTGACGGCGGCCATCTACTTCGGGCCGCTGGCCACGCTGCTGTGGACGCTCGTGGCCTCGCTGGCCTACTGCTCGCTGCTGATCCCGGCGCTGCAGGAGTACGAGCTGACGGGAGAGGGCGCCACCGCCCTGGGCATCCGCATCCTCTTCTTCTTCCTGGCCGCCATCCTCATCAACCGCTTCGTGATGTACAACCGCAAGCAGGTGCGGCGCTACCAGCTTCTCTCCGAGACCCTGGCCGAGACCAACCTGCAACTGCAGCGGGTGGAGGCGGAAGCGCGGCGAGCGGAGCGGCTGGCGGCGCTGGGACAGCTCTCCGCCGGGCTGGCGCACGAGATCCGCAACCCCCTGGGCGTGATCAAGGGCTCGGCCGAGATGCTGGGGCGCAAGGTCGAGGAAAGCCAGCCGCTGGCGCGCGAGCTGGCCGGCAACATCTCCTCCGAGGTGAACCGGCTGAACGGGCTGGTGGCGCGTTTCCTGGACTTCGCGCGGCCCTCGCGGCTGGACCTGCGCCCGCAGCGCCTCCCCGAGATCGTGGAGGCGGCGCTGGAGGCGGTCGCGCAGCAGATGCCGGCGGCCCGGGTGAAAATCGAGCGGCAGTACGCCGAGGAGTTGCCCGAGGTCGTGGTGGACCGGCAACTCTGCGAGCAGCTCTTCGTCAACCTGATCCTGAACGCCTACCAGGCGATGGACGGGCGGGAAGGACATCTGCGGCTAGTCATCGCACCCCAGGTCTCGGAAGGCGAGGCCGGGGTGGCGGTCAGCGTGGAGGACGACGGCCCCGGCGTCCCCGAAGAACTGCGCGAGCAGATCTTCAATCCCTTCGTGACCTCGAAGAAGGAGGGCGTGGGGCTGGGCCTGCCCATCGTGGCCAAGATCGCCGACGACCATCGCGGCTGGGTGCGGCTGGAAGAACTCTATCGCGGGGGCGCGGGCTTCCGCGTCTTCCTGCCGCAGGTGCAGCCCGGCCAGGAGAATCCGTGA